The proteins below are encoded in one region of Shewanella algae:
- a CDS encoding methyltransferase domain-containing protein, translating to MSNMSHEPLASHSGLVQSVPLGDVAGRFSKAATAYERHNRVQRLTAEALLDWDDCPHSGKLLDIGAGPGTAFATLWPQSVTALDIASGMLKQLKGNFPDYQAVCGNAEQLPFGDNSFDAVYSNLALQWCGDIPAALAEIFRVMRPGGLARLAIVARGSLPELQTLGLRVKAFAAEDMLEQALAQHPWQSLHTQSRTFQCHFANLRELLYSIKGVGASVGADKNSGAGLKGKGFWHTLNGQAEVLRTDKGMPLTYRIVMVQARK from the coding sequence ATGAGCAACATGAGTCATGAGCCTCTGGCCAGTCACTCAGGCCTGGTGCAATCCGTGCCGCTTGGGGATGTTGCCGGGCGCTTTTCCAAGGCGGCAACCGCTTATGAGCGTCACAATAGGGTGCAGCGTCTGACGGCCGAAGCCTTGCTTGACTGGGACGATTGCCCACACTCAGGAAAACTGCTGGATATAGGTGCAGGTCCGGGCACGGCTTTTGCCACGCTCTGGCCCCAAAGCGTGACTGCCCTGGATATCGCCAGCGGGATGCTCAAGCAGCTGAAGGGAAACTTCCCCGATTATCAGGCTGTTTGTGGCAATGCCGAGCAGCTTCCCTTTGGCGACAACAGCTTTGATGCGGTTTATTCCAACCTGGCACTGCAGTGGTGCGGCGATATTCCGGCCGCCTTGGCAGAGATTTTTCGGGTCATGCGCCCGGGCGGCTTGGCGCGCCTTGCCATAGTGGCCCGGGGCAGTTTGCCCGAATTACAGACGCTGGGGCTGCGAGTCAAGGCGTTTGCAGCCGAGGATATGTTAGAGCAAGCGCTGGCGCAGCATCCCTGGCAGAGCTTGCACACGCAAAGCCGCACCTTTCAGTGCCATTTTGCCAATCTCAGGGAATTGCTTTACTCCATCAAGGGGGTCGGCGCTTCAGTCGGCGCCGACAAAAACTCAGGTGCCGGGCTCAAGGGAAAGGGTTTTTGGCATACACTTAACGGGCAGGCCGAAGTCCTTAGAACGGACAAGGGAATGCCGCTGACATACAGGATAGTAATGGTTCAGGCCCGAAAATAA
- the bioD gene encoding dethiobiotin synthase produces the protein MFFVTGTDTDSGKTQVGAALLHKARVEHGLKTLGVKPLASGCHNTPYGLRNPDALALIDESTLKLQYDKVNPFSFEPAIAPHVAAADLGLDISPEAVLAALDFTQYAMADFCLIEGAGGWRLPLGEGRFLSEAVQGLALPVILVVGMKLGCLNHAVLTQEVIRADGLEIAGWVANRAEADMSRFDENLASLKDLMQAPLLGVVPHLAHPSAEAMSQHLDLSPLLAKVPG, from the coding sequence ATTTTTTTTGTAACAGGTACAGATACCGACAGTGGCAAGACTCAGGTCGGGGCCGCGCTGCTGCATAAGGCACGAGTCGAGCATGGCTTGAAAACCTTGGGGGTAAAACCCCTGGCCTCGGGTTGCCACAACACCCCTTACGGGCTGAGAAACCCGGACGCCCTGGCCCTGATTGATGAATCCACTCTGAAACTGCAGTACGACAAGGTGAATCCTTTCAGTTTTGAGCCGGCGATTGCCCCTCATGTTGCTGCCGCCGATCTCGGCTTGGATATCAGCCCCGAGGCGGTACTGGCAGCGCTGGATTTTACCCAATATGCCATGGCCGATTTCTGCCTGATAGAAGGGGCCGGTGGTTGGCGTTTGCCTTTGGGGGAGGGGCGTTTCTTATCGGAAGCGGTGCAGGGACTGGCTCTGCCCGTGATTCTGGTGGTGGGAATGAAGCTTGGCTGCCTTAATCATGCCGTGTTGACCCAGGAAGTGATCCGCGCCGATGGGCTTGAAATCGCCGGTTGGGTGGCCAATCGCGCCGAAGCCGATATGAGTCGCTTCGATGAAAACCTGGCCAGCCTTAAAGACTTGATGCAGGCGCCGTTGTTGGGAGTGGTGCCGCATCTGGCTCATCCCAGTGCCGAGGCCATGTCTCAGCACCTGGATTTGAGCCCTTTGCTGGCCAAAGTGCCCGGTTGA
- a CDS encoding helix-turn-helix transcriptional regulator, translated as MFNVMHWLVVSRSALLTELMDSRWPQEFLVRLSCLSPDRWHTDALGTDVDMLLLDLATVEPALGYKILKQATRNRGCKVVLLHYPRRVEYECLLLPSVVKAVFYPEATLAQLGRGLDIVQKGGCDIPFELQSRLAKGELSGDVLTFREREVLQALLAGLSNQQIATSLYVSESTVKTHLYRVFRKLNLSNRAQVMAWAQRHLMADVAESQGSGS; from the coding sequence ATGTTCAATGTGATGCACTGGCTGGTGGTTTCCAGATCCGCGCTGTTGACCGAGCTGATGGATAGCCGTTGGCCGCAGGAGTTTCTGGTACGCTTGTCCTGCTTATCTCCCGATAGATGGCACACAGATGCCTTGGGAACTGATGTCGACATGTTGTTGCTGGATTTGGCCACTGTGGAACCGGCCTTGGGCTATAAGATTCTTAAACAGGCCACCAGGAATCGCGGTTGCAAAGTGGTGTTACTGCATTATCCCAGAAGGGTGGAGTATGAATGCCTGTTGTTGCCGTCTGTGGTCAAGGCGGTTTTCTATCCCGAGGCGACCTTGGCACAGTTGGGCCGTGGCCTGGATATTGTGCAGAAGGGTGGCTGCGACATTCCTTTTGAGTTGCAATCTCGGCTGGCCAAGGGAGAGCTTAGTGGCGATGTACTGACTTTCAGGGAGCGGGAGGTGCTGCAGGCGCTACTGGCCGGGCTCAGTAATCAACAGATTGCCACTTCCCTTTATGTCAGTGAAAGTACGGTCAAGACCCATCTCTATCGGGTGTTTCGCAAACTGAATTTAAGCAACCGAGCCCAGGTGATGGCCTGGGCCCAGCGTCACTTGATGGCCGATGTGGCCGAGAGTCAAGGCTCAGGTAGTTAA
- the cctA gene encoding tetraheme c-type cytochrome CctA produces MSKKLLSVLFGAGLAALAMSPSAFAEDQKLSDFHADMGGCESCHADGSPSADGAYEFEQCQSCHGSLAEMDAVHKPHDGALMCADCHAPHDMNVGQKPTCDSCHDDGRTSDSVLK; encoded by the coding sequence GTGAGCAAGAAACTCTTGAGTGTGTTGTTCGGTGCCGGTTTGGCCGCACTGGCCATGTCACCATCTGCTTTTGCAGAAGATCAGAAGCTGTCAGATTTCCACGCGGATATGGGTGGCTGTGAAAGCTGTCATGCCGATGGTTCACCTTCAGCTGACGGCGCCTATGAATTTGAACAGTGTCAGAGCTGTCACGGTTCGCTGGCAGAAATGGATGCGGTACACAAGCCACACGATGGTGCCTTGATGTGTGCTGATTGCCATGCTCCCCACGACATGAACGTAGGTCAAAAGCCTACCTGCGATAGCTGTCACGATGATGGCCGTACTTCAGATAGCGTACTGAAGTAA
- a CDS encoding M61 family metallopeptidase has protein sequence MISYQICPIDPHAHLFEVKITIQAPAPKQELWLPSWIPGSYMVRDFCRNIIDIKAFDELERPLSITQLDKQRWLIDSNAESLQLRYSVYAWDMSVRSAHLDQTHGFFNGSSVFLAVAGKELEPLELEILPPEEEANWQLATTLSRIEGEEWQFGRFSAANYDELIDHPVEMGTFTHGSFEACGVRHDVILTGRHRCHMPRLLDDLKAICESQIRLFGEAPFERYLFMTQVLGNGFGGLEHRASTALHCSRKDLPLSMEMPVNKDYRTYLSLCSHEYFHSWNVKRIKPASFIPYALEAESYTRQLWAYEGITSYYDDLMTLRANRVSNEQYLEMLSQTMTRVYRMPGRQLQSLTDSSFNAWTKFYKQDENAANAIVSYYTKGALFALYLDLTLRLETQGEYTLDNLMQKLWQAFGSQGIGTEDDSHRRLYEELLGRDASAEFAFLDNTQELPLAPLLAQFGIEMQLRSAQGAQDQGGGDVEGQKIGFGARYKAEVLGLRIVSVTNGSAAHSAGLAAQDLLIAANGLQVGAQFENELQQYEPGDSLELHFFRRDELMTGQLPINPAAIDTVSLKLTDPAKAKAWLG, from the coding sequence ATGATCAGTTATCAGATTTGCCCCATAGATCCCCACGCTCACCTGTTCGAGGTCAAAATCACCATTCAGGCACCGGCTCCGAAACAGGAACTTTGGTTGCCATCCTGGATCCCGGGCAGCTACATGGTTCGCGATTTTTGTCGCAATATCATAGATATTAAAGCCTTTGATGAGCTGGAGCGTCCGCTCAGCATTACTCAGCTTGACAAGCAGCGCTGGCTGATAGATTCCAATGCCGAATCGCTGCAACTGCGCTACTCGGTTTATGCCTGGGATATGTCGGTGCGCAGCGCCCACCTGGATCAGACCCACGGCTTTTTCAACGGCAGCAGCGTCTTTTTGGCGGTGGCCGGCAAAGAGCTTGAGCCGCTGGAGCTGGAAATTCTGCCTCCGGAGGAGGAGGCCAACTGGCAGCTGGCAACAACCCTGAGTCGAATCGAGGGTGAAGAGTGGCAGTTCGGCCGTTTCAGCGCCGCCAACTATGATGAGCTTATCGACCATCCGGTGGAGATGGGCACCTTTACCCACGGCAGCTTTGAGGCCTGTGGCGTGCGCCATGATGTGATACTGACCGGGCGTCACCGCTGCCACATGCCCAGACTGCTTGACGATCTCAAGGCTATTTGCGAGAGCCAGATCCGCCTCTTCGGTGAAGCGCCGTTTGAGCGCTATCTGTTTATGACCCAGGTATTGGGCAATGGCTTTGGAGGACTGGAACACAGAGCCTCCACCGCCCTGCACTGCTCCCGTAAGGATCTGCCGCTGAGTATGGAGATGCCGGTCAACAAGGATTACCGCACTTATCTGTCGCTCTGCAGTCACGAATACTTCCACAGCTGGAACGTCAAACGCATTAAGCCTGCCAGCTTTATTCCCTATGCGCTGGAGGCCGAGAGCTACACCCGTCAACTGTGGGCTTATGAAGGTATCACTTCCTACTATGATGACCTGATGACACTCAGAGCCAACAGGGTTTCCAATGAGCAATATCTGGAGATGCTATCCCAGACCATGACCCGGGTGTATCGCATGCCGGGCAGGCAGTTGCAGAGCCTGACAGATTCGAGCTTCAATGCCTGGACCAAGTTCTACAAACAGGATGAAAACGCCGCCAACGCCATCGTCAGCTATTACACCAAGGGAGCTTTGTTTGCCCTGTATCTGGACTTGACTCTGAGACTGGAAACCCAGGGAGAATACACACTGGATAACCTGATGCAGAAGCTGTGGCAGGCCTTTGGCAGTCAGGGTATAGGCACTGAAGATGACTCCCATCGCCGCCTCTACGAGGAGCTGCTTGGCCGGGATGCCAGCGCAGAATTTGCCTTTCTGGATAATACCCAAGAGTTGCCACTGGCGCCCCTGCTGGCGCAATTCGGAATCGAGATGCAACTTCGCAGTGCCCAAGGCGCTCAGGATCAGGGCGGCGGGGATGTTGAGGGGCAAAAAATCGGCTTCGGAGCCCGCTACAAGGCTGAAGTCCTGGGGTTAAGGATTGTGAGTGTGACCAATGGCAGCGCGGCTCACAGCGCCGGGCTCGCGGCTCAGGATCTGCTGATTGCCGCCAATGGTCTGCAGGTCGGCGCTCAATTTGAAAATGAACTGCAACAATATGAGCCCGGCGATAGTCTGGAGCTGCACTTCTTCCGCCGTGATGAACTGATGACAGGCCAACTGCCTATCAACCCGGCGGCAATAGATACTGTGTCACTCAAGCTCACCGATCCAGCCAAAGCCAAGGCCTGGCTGGGTTAA
- the pepE gene encoding dipeptidase PepE, giving the protein MTINTLLLSSSRAGDTPYLEHALPYIEPMTEKARKWIFIPYAGVSMSYDNYLEAVVNGLAPLRLDISSIHQHGDPKQAIRDADGILVGGGNTFHLLHELYRYDLLHLIKEEVAAGKPYIGWSAGSNIAGLSIRTTNDMPIIEPPSFSALGLLPLQINPHYSNYKAPGHNGETRAQRLLEFTCVDPKTPVLAIQEGSALLLQDNKLSLLGDKEAYLFSGVEQEIPVPVGSDLSNLLS; this is encoded by the coding sequence ATGACGATAAATACCCTGCTGCTCAGCAGCTCCCGCGCTGGCGACACCCCTTACCTGGAACATGCCCTGCCCTATATTGAGCCTATGACAGAAAAGGCCCGCAAGTGGATATTTATCCCTTATGCCGGTGTCAGCATGAGCTATGACAACTATCTGGAAGCCGTGGTTAATGGCCTGGCACCATTGAGGTTGGATATCTCCTCTATCCATCAACATGGCGATCCCAAGCAGGCTATTCGCGATGCTGACGGCATTCTGGTTGGTGGTGGCAATACCTTCCACCTATTGCATGAGTTGTACCGCTACGATCTGCTGCATCTGATCAAAGAGGAAGTCGCCGCCGGCAAACCCTATATTGGCTGGAGTGCAGGTTCAAATATTGCCGGCCTCAGCATACGTACCACCAATGATATGCCTATTATAGAGCCGCCATCATTCAGCGCCCTTGGCCTGCTGCCACTGCAGATCAATCCGCATTACAGCAACTACAAGGCGCCGGGTCATAATGGTGAAACCCGGGCCCAGCGCTTGCTTGAGTTTACCTGTGTCGATCCCAAGACGCCGGTACTGGCCATCCAGGAAGGCAGCGCCCTGTTGCTGCAGGACAATAAACTGAGTCTTTTAGGAGATAAGGAAGCTTATCTGTTCAGCGGTGTAGAGCAGGAGATCCCCGTGCCTGTAGGCAGTGATCTTTCCAATCTATTGAGCTAA
- a CDS encoding cytochrome b/b6 domain-containing protein, translating to METNTAGEVRLSRYKAWDLPTRLFHWINLLLVLLLVIIGGVMMFKSDFGISGLDAKIGLKTLHVWIGYAFAINLAFRLLWGLFGPIKARLGKLLPKKGELAGYRAALKKGENPQYLGHNPAGKLAVIALLGLLTLIMVTGLVRAGTDIFYPPLGGMVQEYIAADGVEPASLKPYDDTGVNPDKAAAIKGAKGLAGKVHVYSVYLLLLLVLLHIAAVIHAERKRQPGIISAMFSGNKYLPTTPVDKD from the coding sequence ATGGAAACAAATACTGCGGGCGAAGTGCGCCTGTCTCGCTATAAGGCATGGGATCTTCCCACTCGCCTTTTTCATTGGATAAACCTGCTTTTGGTGCTGCTGCTGGTGATCATCGGCGGGGTAATGATGTTCAAATCTGACTTCGGGATCAGTGGTCTCGACGCCAAAATCGGCCTGAAGACACTGCACGTATGGATAGGTTATGCCTTTGCCATCAACCTGGCATTCAGATTACTGTGGGGATTATTCGGCCCTATCAAGGCGCGTCTTGGTAAACTACTCCCCAAAAAAGGGGAATTGGCAGGCTATCGTGCAGCACTCAAGAAAGGCGAAAACCCACAATATCTCGGCCATAATCCGGCGGGCAAACTGGCGGTCATCGCCTTATTGGGTTTGCTGACGCTGATCATGGTGACAGGTTTGGTGCGAGCCGGTACTGACATCTTCTATCCACCGCTGGGCGGCATGGTTCAGGAATATATCGCCGCCGATGGTGTTGAGCCTGCCAGCCTCAAACCCTATGATGACACAGGCGTTAATCCAGACAAGGCTGCAGCGATTAAGGGCGCCAAGGGCTTGGCGGGGAAAGTACATGTCTACAGCGTATATCTGTTGCTTCTCTTGGTATTGCTGCACATAGCCGCGGTGATCCACGCCGAGCGTAAGCGTCAGCCCGGTATTATTTCTGCTATGTTTTCCGGCAATAAATATCTGCCAACAACGCCGGTGGATAAAGACTGA
- a CDS encoding aminotransferase class I/II-fold pyridoxal phosphate-dependent enzyme, protein MTSLLDKMARRREELARGGLLRQRRCFAAAPGRERLLHPVAHATDSGKPLLDFAANDYLGLARHPKVISALAKGAEIYGCGSGASPLVSGYSEAHLKLEQGLCRALGAEAALLFSCGFAANTALMKTLFSAEDTVIADKLVHASMIDGLRDSKAKIRRFAHNDMAAATTLLARHPGSAVLTETVFSMDGDRAPLGKLSHLCQEHGSPLILDDAHGFGLFESSSLPVFARLVTFGKALGGQGAAIVGSQELIDYLVANAREYIYSTALSPACCMGVLKALELIQQEPLLERLNANIALFRRSCQEAGISLMPSESPIQPLLVGESDRCMALAARLLERGFLVGAIRPPTVPKGSARLRITLSAEHREQDILALASALAELMA, encoded by the coding sequence TTGACCTCATTGCTGGACAAAATGGCCCGCCGCCGTGAAGAGCTTGCGCGCGGCGGCTTGCTCAGGCAAAGACGCTGCTTCGCCGCAGCGCCTGGCCGTGAGCGACTATTGCATCCTGTTGCCCATGCAACAGATAGTGGCAAACCATTACTGGATTTTGCCGCCAATGATTATCTGGGCCTGGCCCGTCATCCCAAGGTCATCTCTGCGCTTGCCAAGGGGGCAGAGATCTATGGCTGCGGCAGCGGCGCTTCACCTCTGGTTTCGGGTTACAGCGAGGCGCATCTCAAGCTGGAACAAGGCCTGTGCCGGGCACTCGGCGCAGAAGCGGCGTTACTGTTCAGCTGTGGTTTTGCCGCCAACACTGCGCTGATGAAAACCCTTTTTAGCGCTGAAGATACAGTGATTGCCGATAAATTGGTGCACGCCTCCATGATAGATGGCCTGCGCGACTCAAAGGCCAAAATACGGCGTTTTGCCCATAACGATATGGCGGCTGCTACAACGCTTTTGGCCCGGCATCCCGGCAGCGCTGTGCTCACTGAAACCGTGTTCAGCATGGATGGCGACAGGGCGCCGCTCGGTAAATTGAGCCACTTGTGCCAAGAGCACGGCAGCCCGCTTATTCTCGATGATGCCCACGGCTTTGGCCTATTTGAGTCATCATCCCTGCCTGTATTTGCCCGTTTGGTGACCTTTGGCAAGGCGCTCGGTGGTCAGGGCGCGGCGATTGTGGGCTCGCAGGAATTGATAGACTATCTGGTGGCCAATGCCCGTGAATACATCTATTCCACCGCGCTGTCACCCGCCTGCTGTATGGGCGTGCTCAAGGCTCTGGAGCTGATCCAGCAAGAGCCCTTGCTCGAGCGCCTCAACGCCAATATCGCTTTGTTTCGCCGCAGCTGCCAAGAGGCGGGGATCTCCTTGATGCCATCTGAGTCGCCAATTCAACCTCTGTTGGTGGGTGAGAGTGACAGATGTATGGCGCTGGCGGCAAGGCTTTTGGAACGCGGCTTCCTGGTGGGGGCGATTCGGCCACCCACAGTCCCAAAAGGCAGTGCCAGACTGCGTATTACCCTGAGCGCCGAGCACAGGGAGCAGGATATACTGGCCTTGGCCTCGGCACTGGCGGAGCTGATGGCATGA
- the htpX gene encoding protease HtpX encodes MKRVFLLILTNLAILLVASIVMSILGVNTQTMGGLLVFAAIFGFGGAFISLAISKWMAKKTMGCEVITQPRDNTERWLLETVARQAQQAGIKMPEVAIYQSPELNAFATGPSKNNSLVAVSTGLLYGMSADEVEAVLAHEVSHVANGDMVTLTLIQGVVNTFVIFAARVVAGIINNFVASNDEEGEGLGTIAYMAVVFVLDMLFGILASMVVAYFSRIREFRADEGAARLAGKNKMIAALERLRTGPETGAMPANMSAFGINGKRSMTELFMSHPPLEKRIEALRNRG; translated from the coding sequence ATGAAGCGTGTATTTCTATTGATTTTGACTAACCTTGCCATCCTGTTGGTGGCATCGATCGTCATGTCTATTTTGGGTGTCAATACTCAAACCATGGGTGGCTTGCTGGTGTTTGCGGCGATCTTCGGTTTTGGTGGTGCCTTTATCAGCTTGGCGATTTCCAAGTGGATGGCCAAGAAGACTATGGGTTGTGAGGTGATCACTCAGCCCCGAGATAACACAGAGCGTTGGTTGCTCGAGACCGTAGCCCGTCAGGCACAGCAGGCCGGGATCAAGATGCCGGAAGTGGCCATCTACCAATCGCCTGAACTGAACGCCTTTGCTACAGGTCCAAGCAAAAACAATTCTCTGGTGGCTGTGAGTACAGGTCTGCTTTACGGCATGAGTGCCGATGAAGTGGAAGCCGTACTGGCGCACGAAGTCAGCCATGTGGCCAACGGTGACATGGTGACTCTGACCCTGATCCAGGGCGTGGTGAACACCTTTGTTATCTTTGCTGCCCGTGTGGTTGCCGGTATCATCAACAACTTTGTTGCCAGCAACGATGAAGAGGGTGAAGGCCTGGGCACCATAGCTTATATGGCTGTGGTATTTGTGCTGGATATGCTGTTTGGTATTCTGGCGTCCATGGTGGTGGCTTACTTCTCCCGCATCCGTGAGTTCCGCGCCGACGAAGGTGCCGCTCGCCTTGCCGGCAAGAACAAGATGATTGCGGCGCTTGAACGTCTGCGCACCGGGCCGGAAACCGGTGCCATGCCGGCCAATATGTCGGCCTTCGGTATCAATGGCAAGCGCTCAATGACCGAACTCTTTATGAGTCACCCACCGCTTGAAAAGCGTATCGAAGCGCTGAGAAACCGCGGATAA
- a CDS encoding PaaI family thioesterase: MKVNPEFFPLTTLATRFVNQLAQCRRLGLKVHEASEHHVLIELPYSTELVGYPETGVIHGGVITTLMDTASGCAVVCAIKDKYGSLEISPTLDLRVDYMKPAEPHKPVYGFAECYKLSSSVAFTRAIAYQDSIDDPIAHAVGSFMRISPEMIGDTFRKALMGEETK, encoded by the coding sequence ATGAAAGTGAATCCGGAGTTTTTCCCGCTGACGACTCTGGCTACCCGTTTCGTCAACCAGTTGGCCCAGTGCCGCCGTCTCGGGCTCAAGGTGCATGAGGCCAGTGAACACCATGTACTGATAGAATTGCCTTACAGCACCGAGCTGGTGGGTTACCCTGAAACCGGGGTTATTCATGGTGGGGTTATCACCACATTGATGGATACTGCCAGTGGTTGCGCCGTGGTTTGTGCCATCAAGGACAAATATGGTTCGCTGGAGATCTCGCCAACTCTGGATCTGCGGGTCGACTATATGAAGCCTGCCGAGCCCCACAAGCCGGTGTATGGTTTTGCCGAGTGTTATAAGTTGTCATCCAGCGTCGCGTTCACCCGGGCCATCGCCTATCAGGACAGCATAGACGACCCCATCGCCCATGCGGTTGGCTCCTTTATGCGGATAAGCCCTGAAATGATAGGGGATACTTTCCGCAAGGCACTGATGGGTGAGGAGACGAAATGA
- the hinT gene encoding purine nucleoside phosphoramidase, producing the protein MAEETIFSKIIRREIPTDILYQDELVTAFRDINPKAPTHVLIVPNHLIPTVNDAKASDEQAIGRMVTVAAKLAAEAGIAEDGYRLIINCNEHGGQEVFHIHMHLLGGKALGPMVSSAS; encoded by the coding sequence ATGGCCGAAGAAACCATATTCAGCAAAATTATCCGCCGTGAAATTCCCACGGACATTCTGTATCAGGACGAACTGGTAACCGCCTTTCGGGATATCAATCCCAAGGCGCCCACCCATGTACTGATAGTGCCCAATCATCTGATCCCCACAGTCAATGACGCCAAGGCTTCGGATGAGCAGGCCATAGGCCGTATGGTGACTGTGGCTGCCAAGCTGGCCGCCGAGGCCGGGATCGCCGAGGACGGTTATCGTTTAATCATTAACTGTAATGAACATGGCGGCCAGGAAGTGTTCCATATCCACATGCATCTGCTTGGCGGTAAAGCCTTGGGGCCTATGGTGAGTTCAGCGTCATGA
- the bioB gene encoding biotin synthase BioB, translating into MSNTELRHDWRREEVEALFALPMNDLLFRAHSVHRTHFNPNEVQVSRLLSIKTGACPEDCKYCPQSARYDTGLEKERLLEMEKVLTEARSAKAAGATRFCMGAAWRNPHERDMPYLKQMVQEVKSLGMETCMTLGMLSENQANELAEAGLDYYNHNLDTSPEYYGDIITTRTYQQRLDTLANVRAAGMKVCSGGIVGMGEQATDRAGLLQQLANLEQHPDSVPINMLVKVTGTPLDSLDDLDPLEFVRTIAVARIMMPLSRVRLSAGRENMTDELQAMCFFAGANSIFYGCKLLTTANPEENDDMSLFRRLGLTPEQGKAATVEEEGAEIARAAAKAEAINNKAQGQFYDAGAL; encoded by the coding sequence ATGTCCAATACAGAGCTGCGCCATGACTGGCGCCGCGAAGAGGTTGAAGCCCTCTTTGCCCTGCCGATGAATGATTTGTTGTTTCGTGCCCACAGCGTGCACAGAACCCATTTCAATCCCAATGAAGTTCAGGTCAGTCGTCTGTTGTCAATCAAGACGGGTGCCTGTCCGGAAGACTGCAAATATTGCCCCCAGAGCGCGCGCTACGACACAGGATTGGAAAAAGAGCGTCTGCTGGAGATGGAAAAGGTACTGACAGAGGCCAGAAGTGCCAAGGCCGCCGGTGCGACCCGTTTCTGCATGGGAGCCGCCTGGCGTAACCCGCATGAGCGCGATATGCCTTATCTCAAGCAGATGGTGCAGGAGGTTAAATCCCTGGGGATGGAAACCTGTATGACCTTGGGTATGCTCAGCGAAAACCAGGCCAACGAGCTGGCCGAAGCCGGGCTGGATTACTACAACCATAACCTGGATACCTCGCCGGAATACTATGGTGACATCATCACCACCCGCACCTATCAGCAGCGGTTGGACACTCTGGCCAATGTGCGCGCCGCCGGCATGAAGGTGTGCTCCGGCGGGATTGTCGGCATGGGCGAGCAGGCTACCGACAGGGCGGGGTTGCTGCAGCAGTTGGCCAATCTGGAACAACATCCCGACTCTGTGCCTATCAATATGTTGGTCAAGGTGACCGGTACGCCGCTGGACAGCCTGGACGACCTGGATCCACTGGAGTTTGTGCGCACCATAGCCGTGGCCAGAATCATGATGCCTTTGTCGCGGGTACGCTTGTCGGCCGGGCGTGAAAATATGACAGATGAGCTGCAGGCCATGTGTTTCTTTGCCGGGGCCAACTCGATTTTTTATGGGTGCAAGCTGTTGACCACCGCCAACCCGGAAGAAAATGACGATATGAGCCTGTTCCGCCGTCTGGGATTGACCCCGGAGCAGGGTAAGGCCGCCACGGTCGAGGAAGAGGGCGCCGAAATAGCCCGCGCCGCGGCCAAGGCAGAGGCTATCAATAACAAGGCTCAGGGACAGTTTTACGACGCCGGAGCCCTGTAA